The Acinonyx jubatus isolate Ajub_Pintada_27869175 chromosome E3, VMU_Ajub_asm_v1.0, whole genome shotgun sequence genome has a window encoding:
- the LOC113594805 gene encoding transport and Golgi organization protein 1 homolog, whose product MWSRGVSIVIYQGLRPLIGGERLYSIRIAMATLKQLVHILAGHFPFGSRVFGILWKLTIITATLAICACLVYLWRVVLALEPQVYQVNLQQITEKINTVKKENRELAEAISIWELKINESKIRLQEAERSNIHSAEALKLKSQDANGQFEDPELRAVMSNNCELEESKKALEDKCNALRTAKAAKEAKVRQLKEKVVILEEFYEERKVAIEK is encoded by the exons ATGTGGTCACGCGGGGTTTCCATTGTGATCTATCAGGGGCTCAGGCCTCTGATTGGTGGAGAGAGGCTATACAGCATCCGGATTGCTATGGCAACGCTCAAACAG CTTGTCCATATTTTGGCTGGCCATTTCCCTTTTGGCTCTCGTGTATTTGGGATTCTGTGGAAGCTTACCATTATTACTGCCACCCTTGCAATTTGTGCATGTCTGGTTTACCTCTGGAGAGTTGTCCTTGCT ttAGAGCCTCAAGTATATCAAG TTAATTTACAGCAAATAACTGAAAAGATCAACacagtgaagaaagaaaacagagagctGGCTGAAGCAATATCCATTTGGGAACTGAAG ATCAATGAATCAAAGATACGTCTTCAAGAAGCTGAGAGAAGTAACATTCACTCCGCTGAAGCTCTTAAATTGAAA TCACAAGATGCAAACGGTCAATTTGAGGATCCAGAACTGAGAGCCGTGATGTCCAATAACTGTGAACTGGAAG AAAGTAAAAAGGCCCTGGAGGACAAGTGTAATGCATTGAGGACTGCGAAAGCAGCCAAggaagccaaagtcagacagttgAAGGAGAAAGTAGTCATCCTTGAAGAAttctatgaagaaagaaaagtggcTATAGAAAAGTAA